In Deltaproteobacteria bacterium, the DNA window CGGTCAACCTTCTGACTTCAGGAAATCTGACGAGCATGACGCTGAATCCTCTGAACACCGGGATCAGCGTCGGCGACAGCTCATTCACGATCGATCCGCTCTCGATCGGTCTGAACTTCGCGATCATCAGCAACGCCAGCGCCGCGGGTACGATCGCTGCGGCGGGCGCGCAGGGTGTGCTGCTCGCGATCCTCACGAGGTCGAGCGGCCCTGTGACGCTGGTCGGGCCCGAGGTCGAGGCGGGTCAGGACGCGGTCTTCGACAACAACCTCGTCGCAATCACGAACTACACCATCACCGTGGTGCCCGAGCCATCGACCACGCTTCTGCTCGGGATCGGGCTCGCGGCGCTGGCGCTGCTGCGGCGGGCGGCGTAGCAGGCGAGGGGACTACGCTGGCTCGTAGCCGAGATTCGGCGCGAGCCAGCGCTCGACCTCTTCGATCGGGACGCCGCGGCGCGCGGCGTACTCGGCGACCTGGTCGCGGCCGATCCTGCCGACGCTGAAGTAGCGCGACTTCGGGTGCGCGAAGTAGAGCCCCGAGGCGCTCGCGGGCGGGGTCATCGCGAAGCTCGAGGTGAGCTCGATCCCGATCTCGTCCGGGTGCAGCAGCTGCCAGAGCGCGGACTTTCCGGTGTGATCGGGGCAGGCCGGGTAGCCCAGCGCAGGCCGGATGCCGCGGTACTTCTCGGCGATCAGGTCCTCGAGCGAGAGCGACTCGTCGCGCCCGTAGCCCCACTCGCGCCGCGCCTTCCTGTGCAGCCACTCCGCGAAGGCCTCGGCGAGCCGATCGGCCAGGGCCTTCACCATGATCGCGTCGTAGTCGTCGAGCTCGGCCTCGAAGCGGCGCACGATCGCGTCGCTGCCGAGCCCGGCGGTGACGGCGAACGCGCCCAGGTAGTCGCGCGCGCCGCTCTCGCGCTTCGCCACGAAGTCGGCCAGGCACAGACACGGGTCGGTGTCGTTGGTAGGCCGCTGCTGGCGCAGCATGGGGAAGCGCGCGACCTCGGTTCTGCGGGACTCGTCGCCGAAGAGCACCAGGTCGTCGCCGTCGCTGCAGGCGGGCCAGAAGCCGTACACGCCGCGGGCGCGCAGCTCGCCGCCGTCGATCAGCTTGCGCAGCAGCGCGCGGCCCTCGTCGTAGAGCTTGCGCGCGGCGGCGCCCTGGGTGCGGTGCTCGAGGATCGCCGGGAAGCGGCCCTTGAACTCCCAGGCGGTGAAGAAGAAGGTCCAGTCGATCAGCTCGGCGAGCTCGGCCAGCGGCACGTCGTCGAGCACGCGCCGGCCGAGGAACTCCGGAACGCTGATCTCGCCCGCGCCGAACTCGAGCTTCGGCGCGCGCGCTCGCGCGTCCGGGAGCGCCACGAGCGGGCGCTCCATGCGCGAGGCGTGCGCGAGCCGCAGCCGCTCCTGCGAGGCGCGGTTCGCGCGGTCGAACTCGGCGCGCTTGCCCGCGTCGAGCACGCCCGAGAGCGCGGCCACGACGCGCGAAGCGTCCTGCACGTGCACGGTCGGCCGCTCGTACTGCGGCGCGATCCGCACCGCCGTGTGCTGCGTGGACGTGGTCGCGCCGCCGATCAGCAGCGGCAGCTCGAAGCCCTGCCGCTGCATCTCCTTCGCGACGTGCACCATCTCGTCGAGCGAGGGCGTGATCAGGCCCGAGAGGCCGATCGCGTCGCAGCGCTCCGCGAGCGCGGTCTCCAGGATCTTCGCGGCGGGCACCATCACGCCGAGGTCGATCACCTCGTAGCCGTTGCAGGCGAGCACCACGCCGACGATGTTCTTGCCGATGTCGTGCACGTCGCCCTTCACGGTCGCGAGC includes these proteins:
- a CDS encoding PEP-CTERM sorting domain-containing protein; protein product: MTCVCVASPRRVTSIGGYLMNRFAVSLILVLGLAVHGSASGAQIDVFLIRCDLPNSMCASPSTNLFGLSVNNNGGANLGAVNLLTSGNLTSMTLNPLNTGISVGDSSFTIDPLSIGLNFAIISNASAAGTIAAAGAQGVLLAILTRSSGPVTLVGPEVEAGQDAVFDNNLVAITNYTITVVPEPSTTLLLGIGLAALALLRRAA